gattgacctattctggacgtttcatagAAACGCGGTCACACGGCGTGTGTGCTTTCTGGCTCCTCACTGACCACGGCGTTCTCCAGCTCCATCCGCGTGGCAGTGAGTATCAGTGCCTGGACGGAAGCGTTAATCCGTTCGCTGCTcgttgtgagtaatgctgctgtgaacattcacgtaCATGCGAGTCCATCTGCAATTCTGCCGGGTGTACAACCCAGGagcggaattgctgggtcacatggaaACGCTACGACGACCTTCAGAGGCACcgccaggctgttttccaaagtggctgcaccattttgcgtccccacccccccaccccccacagtgcATGAAGGGTTCATCCCTCTTCTCCTAACGTGATTGCTTAGCCCCTTGGAAAGTGGCTCTCCCGGGCACACGAGGAAGGGAAGCTTGTGATAAATGCCCTGTACGTCTCCAAAATGGGAGAAACCACTCAGTGGCTAGGCCTTGAATGCACCTTGGAATCATCTGGAAGCCTTTAAACGTGTCCTGGTGCCCGGCTAGCCCAGGGGAGCAAATCCAATGGGTCGGGGCTTGGGGACTTTTACGGGCTTCCCAGCCATCCCACAGCACAGGAGCCGAGACCACAGCCCTAAGAGAACCTTTTGGTTCCCCTTTCACCTGCTGCCGGGGCCGCCTTGCCGGGGAGACCACTGCTGGGAGGCGGCCATCAGAGGCAGGCTTTTTGGTACAGCCCTTGTCTTGGTCCATGTGGGCCGAGAGGCCAGGACCACTGGGTCACGAGGCCGTGCCTTGACTTCAGGGAGGAGGATGTCGGGCCCGCAAGGATTCCTGGGGGTCAGGGCCAGTCTCACAGCATGCGACCCACGCGGGCTCACGGGCCCACACTCAGGGGCTTGTGCTCGGCGTGACTGCTGCCACGGCCCCCTGGGACTCTCATGAGGCCCGAACCAGGAGCTGTGCTTTCTCTCCAACCTGTGCGGGGCCCTGTAGGGCACGGGCAGGCCCACAGAGTCCATCCTGGAGCTCTCCCGCCTCCACCCAGGGGACCTGTCATCTCAACACTAGTGACAGGGACGCAGAATGAGAGAGCCCGTGGCCTCTGTGGAGTCGCCTGCCTGCACCCCTCCCACGGGGAAGCCCCGAGCCCGCAGCCAGGCCAGCTGCCGGCGGCTGGAACCCCAGCATGGGCGCTCTGGCCCTCTAAGCGGCAGAGGCTCAGCCATGCCTTCAACCCTGATGCCACCGCTGCCCGGTCCTACACAACCTTCCAGGCCTCAGCCCCTCGTCTGTGAAGTGAGTCACCAAACCCGAGCTTGAGAGCGAAGATTAAGTGAAACCACTTAAGCACTGAGCGCCCGGCCCCATTCCCGCCCTCGGCAGCCGTGGTGAATTTCGTCGTCGAGTGCTGCCTGtcacctcctcccccttccttccagcTTCCGGAAGCCACTGCCCAGGCACCTTGCAGGGGCTCGGTCTTCTGGCTCAGAGGACCTCCTGAGTCACCGCAGGCCCACAGTCTTGGGTCGGTGTCAGGGGACAGACCCCGGGGGACCTTACCTGCCTGAGTGCTGATCGTCGTCAGGTTTTGGTGCAAGAGCACGTTCTCTATGCAGCAGCCGACGTTCACGCTGGGGGTCTGCCGGATCGTCAGGACACTGACCACGTCGTACAAGCCCTGCGCATTCAAGGAGACCGTGTTGTTCTGCAAGGTCTCGTTCAGCAGGCTGTTGTCCGTCCTGTTGATCCAGTACACGTTAGGCCTTGGGTAGCCATTCACGGACGTGCACGTGAACGTCAGCTCCTCGTTCTCGGAGGGGCCGCTTGGGGCCCTGACCACGGGCATGCTGTAGTTGGCTGCAGGGGGGAGATGGGTGGTGAGGGAGGCAGGTTCTGAAGGTCAGAAACAGAGGGGCACACGGTTGGTGCCCAGGGCCAGGGTAGAGGGGAGGTGGCCCAGCGTGCCCTGACCGCGGGGGAGAGGCAGGACCGGGGCTGCGGGCCGGGCAGCCCGCACACACCGCCGCCCCCCAGCAGGGCTGCTGggcccgcaccccctcccccatgtgaGCAGGCGGGGCGCGTGTGGATCTCCGGTGACACGGGAGGCTCGCAGGCCTTCCGGAGGGGACAGGGTCCGGGGTCCTTGGTCGACTTTAATTTCCTTCCTAAACTCGGATCTCCCTTGGTGCGTCACAGCATTCTCCCCTAATTTCATTAAGAACACCTAGTTGGACTTGAGATGCAGAATTTAAGGCCCAGACAGCAAGGTTAGGAGTTCTTCTGTGACACCAGGTGACCTCAGGCTACGGAAAACTTCCCACGAGCTGAATGAGTTTTCAACCAGTTCAGCTTCCCGCTCGGTTGGACAGAAACCCGCCGGCAGAGACTAGGACGTTCTTTACGGAAGAAACAGGTGACTGAGCCCGAGAGTGGGCCTCGTTAATACTTTCTCTGGGACGCAAGGCTGGGGCGGGGTCTGTCCCGTCAGCTTCCACGGTCTTACCTGCCACGTGTAACGTCACCACAACATCCAGAATCTTTTCTAACTCCAGGGATTTCCTAAACACCAGGCAGTTGAACCTCTGTTCGTCCTGGGGGGTGATGTTgtgcagatggagagagaagtCACCCCACTTCATGCTCTCCAGCGACAGCCGGGCCCTGTCCCTGTAGCGGTTGTCCTCGTGGCCCGCGGAGCTGTTCCCGGAGAGGTAGTAGGTGACCACGGTCTTCGGTGTGCCGATGACACTGGTTTGCCAGTACACATAAAGGTCATTTAAATCAAAACTGTGTCTTTCGGGGAAAACGCAGCTGAGCTCCACGTCGCTGCCCACCAGCGCcctgacttctttctcttgaaCATCTGCTGTGGTTCAGAAAGCACGAAATTTACTTGCTACGGTTGATTCCTAGCCCGCGAAGTTCTCTAACTAGGGGGAGGGAGGCTTTTGGGTAGCAAGGGTCAATCAGACACCTATTCTGACTCATTTCAGTAGAAATGCTAATGCATTAATCAAACAGACATAGGAATGTGCTGGCATGTTTAAAATTCAAACAGTTTTGGAAAGCACTATATTCTCCGGCGTGGATTTCCGCCCCGGTGGGAGAGGCCGGCATCGGGAGGAgtcaggggaggggcgggcaccCAGGACGGCTCTGCACGGTTTGGGCCACCTCTTGGGTGTTTATAATTAActcaaagtaaaaagttttttttttttttaattaggacaTTTACAAGAAAGCCGTTTCTCAGCAACAGCATTGTATTAAAACGCTGCTCGCAGGGCATCAGAAAGGCCCACGTGCCGAGTCTAGAGCTGCCGCACCACCGGTGCGGCCACGGCAATGCCCGTGTCCCCTGTTCTGCCACCCTCGGGGCTGGAAGGCTCCGCAAGGTCTCAGCCTCGGCTGTGGTGCCAGATCCCTGTTCCTTGCTCTTCTGGAAGGTGGTGGCTCTGGAGGCTCCCCGGGGCTGACTGGGGCAAAGGGGTCAAGAGAAGTGGGAAGCCCCAGCTCATCTGGAACGCGGAGGGACGGAAACGACTGTCGCTAAACACGAACCAAGAACTGCAGGGGCTGCACAAGCGGCCGCTTCGTGGCCTTGAATCTGCACGTTCCCCTAGGCCCCGAGCCCCGCTTTCCCGTAGGGCCCCCTGCAAAGGCCAGAAGGGCCGCAGTGAGGTGGCACCCGCATCCACAGCCCCGGCAGGAGCCTCTCTGAACTTACTGGCTTGCAGGGCGCTGAACAGGAGCAGGAACATTCCAGCGCTGGAAGGAAACGACCGGAAAGGCAGGTGAGTTCCCGCTCCTCCCCAACCTCGTGGGCAGCGGTGCTCATGCCCACAGAGGAATGTGAACACACCCACAGCCCAGCCCTTCGGACGCGCCCTCCCCCCTCGCACAGCAAGTCCGGAGCCACCAGCCAGCTCACAGGGTGGAGGGAGCCACCCCCCAAGCCACTGCCTTCAACCCTGTGCCCGCCTGGCCTTTGCCGGGGATGGATTCCAAGAGACTAcatgaaatcagaaaaatacactctcagggacacctgggtggctaggtcagttaagtgtccgacttcggctcaggtcacgatcttgcggtttgtgagttcaagccccgcgtcgggctcactgctgtcagcgcagagcctggagcctgcttccaatcctgtgcccccctctctctctttgccccccccccccaacttgtgcgcgctctctctctctctctctctcaaaagtaaataaatcttaaacaaaaaagaaagaaaaaaggaggataCGCCTTCAGGGTGTTTCTAGTCAGAGCTACACTTAggtttggggagacagagaggccgTAACACGCCCCGCGGCAGGGTCGACAGCGCAGGGCGGCTCTGAAAGGACACGATCGCTGAAGCTGCAGCCGGTGGCTCTTCCAGAGCAGGCGGGTGGCTCAGCTGCCCGGGGCCAGCAAACCCCTCTGGGGACTTCCGAGGCTCTCCGACCCAGACCTTCGACCCCAGGGACTCCTCACCGTGTGCAGCTCAGCCCAGCCACCCCCTCCTGAAGGCCTCCCAGGCTCCGGCGTCCGCTGAGCTCTGGACCCAGACAAACCCCTGCCTCGCCCGCCACAGCCGTCATCTGAATGTGCACAGACGCGTGTCCCTTGCCGAGGAGACTCAGGTCTGCGTGGCTGTCCGGCCGAGCTGGGCCCAGGCCACCAGGGGCTCCCTCACGCCAGAGGCCACAGCCTGCAGACAGGCCTGCCGTCTCTCCTGTCTCTGTTGGGGCCACCAATGCTGCTCGCGGGGACAGCTCCCATAACCGCCACCTGCAGCCCCCTTCCCTGGAGCCAGAGCAACCTTCCAAAACACAAGAGCTGCGAACACCCTGGTGGCTCCCGTGGTGCCCATCAGACCCCCTTCTGCACTGAGGATCCAGGGAGCATACACCTGCCGGGCCTCCTCTGGTTATCTGGGGGCAACCTGGGTCACAAGCACTGGCTCTGGGGAGGGAGCTGGGTCGGCCGGCTTCCTGGGTGCGCGCCCTGGGCCCCCTGCTGGCCCACCTGGTCCCCAGCCTACACCCCAGACTCTGGGGTGTGGGTGACCATGAGGACGTATTTTCTTCGCTTGAGAAAATGGTTGTAACTACCTGCATTTATAACTGGGGACACCCGGTGGCAGCCAGCTTATCAAGGCGGGCACGCCCCCGACCTGACCTGAAGGGGGCGCTCTGGCCAAAAGCGGAGAGCAAGGCAGAGTCACCCAGCTCTCCGGCCGGCACCGCGAGCGGTGAGCTGAGCCGGGGTGCCAGCTTCGCACCTCCTCCGGGTTGGTTCTGCCGACGGGAGGACATGTCACCCAACAGTGGGCACCAGCTGGCCTTGGAGGGAGTGGCCACGGCACTGCGAGGTCGCGCCCCACCGCTGGGCAGTCCGTGCCCTCGTCCCCTTAGTGCGGCGCGCGGCTGCTCTCCTTTAGCTTTCGCTCTCGCCCTCTCGCGGCGGGCACCCGCCCCCAGGCACACCCACGCGCCGCCGTCGGCCCCCGACAGCGCGCCCCGCCGCTGGGCGGAGGCCACCCTCCTGCAGGTAGGGCTCCGGGCGCAGCGGCGCTCCCAGCGGCCGGCCCTGCCCGCGGATCCGGCCGGCGCCGccaggtgggcggggggggggggggggggtcctaccCGGCCCCCTGGGGATCCTGCTCCCTGCTCCAGCTTCTCTTCTTCCGGTGCACCCGCAGGACccgtcctccccgcccccgcacGCTCACCTTGTCAGCCGCATGGTGGGGGCGGGACCTCGGGCCGCCGGAGCCGTCGGAGCGAGAAAGACCTCGGGCGGCCGGAGGCGTCGGAGCGCGGGAGCCCAGGTCTCACTGCGCGCCTCCGCCGCTCTGCGCGCTAAGTGAATCGCAAGAGCTGACTTTCCCCGGCGCCCGCCCGGGGCCTCGCCCCtgttcccaccccctgcccagtcCCTCCCACGCCCTTGGCCGCAGGCGGGGCTCGGAAAAACGGAAGCTCAGTCACAGGCTCCACAAAGTTAAGCCCTCCCCGGCCGCTGGGCGCCGAGTTGGGAGGGTGGTGCGTGGTCCCGGGGAGGAGGGCGGCCGAGGGCTCTGCGGGAGGCTGGCGGGGCCGTGGGAGGCTAagtgctgcccccccccccggtgtCGCGCAGAACGCCCGCGCCCCGATGGGGAGGCAGAGGCCGGCCTTTGGAGGTGAGGGCCAACGAGGAGGGGTCCCCTGAGCCCAGCCACCTCCAGCAGCCCGTCCTCCGTTCACCAAAGATGTAGCGCACACCCACCGCGGGCCAGGTCCTTTGTGAGCGCCAAGGACCGACTGTTGAAAGCAGACAGGCCGTCCCGGGAAAGTGAACATTCCCGGGGAGACAAGGGAGGAAGCGGGGCCCGGGACACTGGGGCCGACCGCCGGGGAGGGCGGCCAGGGAGGGGCGGAGCCTGCAGGTGAGACCCGCGGCCAGGCAGGGGCGGGGCCGGCAGTCCCGAAGCTCTGGGGCTGCACCCCTTCCGGGCCTCTGGGAAATTGGGTGGAGGGCGTGCCCAGGCCAAGCGGGGCCGCCCTCCGTTTTAGCCGGGGAGCCAGGGCCAGGGGGCCAGGCCAGGGCTCCATTCACGTGTccggggaggggccgggccgTCCGAACTCGGCGTGTGGCGGCGTCGTGAAGGGGGCGGGAGATGGGGGCCCGCAGGAAAGGTAAGATACGGCTGGGAGAGCAGGGTGTGGGCGTGAATCAAATCCTAGAGAGGTCTCAGGACGCTTCCTATTCCCGGAACCAGAACGCCAGGCCCATATTCTGCGCGCAGCCGGGCACGCTTGGGGGAAGGGCACCGGCTCAGACCCAGCGGGTCCGGAAGGGGACACGACGCGGGTGGCCTTGCTGCCCCTTGGGTTGGCAGCGACTGGCAGCGGAGGGCCCGCGGGTGAGGAGCGAGAGCGCCGGGTGGGAGCAACTCCACCTCCCGGCCCTCGCGGGTCCAGCCCCGCCCACAAGCGCCGGGGTTCCCTCTGATTGGGCGGGGAACGGGCTACGCTGCACTGATTGGCCAACGCCTGGGTGGCGCTCCACCTCCGGAAGCTCCCCGGGGAGCCCACTCCGCGGGTCTggttgccccacccccacccccagtgcgaTCGCCGCCGGAGTCGCAGGCGAGGGCAAGGAAGGTGCCCAGTCGGGTGGGCCCCGGAAACGCAGGCCCTCGATGCAGCCCGGGCAGTGCCCCACGGCAgcggggaggcgggagggagggggcttgCAGGGGCTAATCTGCAGAGCTGAGGGGTGCTGTGGCTGGTGGGGAGGCACCAGGTTCTGCTTTCTGAGCAGCGCCCCCACCCCTCGCCGCAGACCCCAGAAGGTCAAGTGCTGCTGCCAGGCCAGCCAAGAATGGGGACTCGGACCAAGGAAGCGCTGTTTGTTGAGCAGGTAGAGGAGTGGCAGGGAGAGCAGCAGCTGGGTCGGAAGGGACATCCGGGCAGGACCCGGGTCTGGGGGAAGTGGCGCACCCAAGACCAGTCTCAGGGACCTCAGCCTGATGAGTGCATGTTGGATTCAGGAGCTGTGTGACCGGAGACAAGTTAGTTAACTCCTCTGTGCCTGCCTTTGCTCATCTGCGGAGCGGAGACAGTTACAACACCTTCCTCAGAAAAGCAGCTGACTTAATACGTGGCTATTGCGAGCGGATACACATAAAACATTCACACCAATACCGGCACGAGGATTTTAAGACAAGTGGAAAAACAGAACATTCCTCTGAAGGCTTCCTGCAGTGGAGGAAaggtttccctttcttccccttgaCAGTGACCCTGTTTCTCAGGCGGTCAGAGAGTGGAGAGACAGAACATCCAGGCCTCCCTGGGCACCAAGCAGCAGTTGTATTCGTGCTGGGAATTGGAAGTCCTTGGCACAGACGAGGAAGGAGCAGGCTGCACTTTGCCGCTGGAGACCCAGGCTTCCTGTCAGCTGTCCCGAGCAGCTCCCTTGGGGTCTGGCACAGCGCCTTGCTGTTGACATGTGGGCGTCCCTGGTCCCAGAGAGCCCACCCTTCTGGTGCGTGTGCCAGTTTCCTGGGCGAGCTGTAACGAATCACCAAAACTTGGcgtcttaaaacaacagaaatgtattctctcaaagttctggaggctggaggtccggAATCAGAGCTCCTTTGGGGACCTTCTGCTCTTGGTGGCCCCCGGCTCCCGCGGCTTGCAgctgcttctctgtctccagGGTCATGACCTTCTCCTCTGTATGAGGTcaagtctccctctgcctctccccataaGAACCTTTGTGATCACATttaggcccccccccccaccagtaaTTCCCGACAGGCTCCCCATCTCGATTTCACAATGTCAGCTACATcttttttgccatataaggtgACATTCACAGGCTGCAGGGAGTAGGACAGGGACATCTTTTGGGATCTGTGGGTGGGATTAAATACTTGGAGAATTTTGGGGTATTTGAGGATCGACAGTGTTCTGCCGTTTGAGCAGCTCTGGGCCCCTACTTGGGAGCAGTCTGATAGAAAGCacacaccaggggcgcctggggggcttggtgggttgagcgtcccacttcagctcaggtcatgacctccgggttgggggttcgagcccccacgtctggctctgtgccgacagctcggagcctggagcctgcttccgattctgtgtctccctctctccctgcaactcccccactcgcactctctctctctctctctctctctctctctctctctcaaaaataaatacacattaaaaaattaaaaagaaaagaaaaagaaagtggacaCTAACACATTGGCCCCACAGCACTGGTTCCCTGGGGTGGAAGCAGCCTGGagtcagcccctccccaccctcctattccccccacccccgtcacctCACCCTGTCCAGACAGTTGTGATGAGCTCGCATTTTTGTCAGACTGGCCCCAGAACTTGACCTACCGGGAAGGTCCTATCTGTGCTTGTGTGATGTGGTCTCCACTCCCCACATTTTCTGGGGCTCCTGTGGCCTCTGTTCCATTACAGATCATGCTAAATGAGCCCCTGGACCCAAGACCTGTGACATCAAAGCCCAGCATTGTTCTCCTGTCCACCCAGGAGAGAAGGTTCCTAGGGATTCCGTGAAGGCCTCTGAATTAATCAGGGCTCTCTAGAGAAACGGAACCCACGGGATGTGCCTATATATACAGAGGGAAACTTACTTCAAGGAAGGGGCTCATGGGCTCATGGAGGCTTGGTAATTCCACAGTTTGGGGGTGCGCTGGCTGTCCAGAGACTCGGGGAGGAGTGGAGCCCGCGGGCGGCCTGCTGAAGAATCCCCTGCTCGGAGGAGGTCAGCTGGCTCTAGTCGGCCTTCGGTGGACCGGTAGAGGCCCGCGTGTCAGTCTGATTGGGCTGCCGTAACACACTATCGTACACCGAATGGCTTCTAAAGGGCCGGAACATGTGGCTCACGGTTCTGGAGAAGGGAAGTCTGAGGTCAGGAGGCCTGCAGGGTCacgtgagagccctcttcctcaTCACACACTTTCAGTGCAGCCTCGAGTAGCAGAAGGGGCGAGGGGGCCCTCTGGGGCCTCGTCGATGAGGGCGCTGGTCCCATTTTGGAGTCCCCTCCTGAAGGCCCCATGTCCCAACACCACCATCtcgggggttaggatttcaacatgtaaatCTTGGGGAGACACAGGCCTTCAGCCGGTAGCACCCACCCGCATTATGGAGGGCAGTCTCCTTTACTCCAAGCCCACCAACTTAAATGTCAATTTCATccaaaaaacaccttcacagaagcATCCGGAATAACGTTTGAACAAGTATCTGGGCCCCGTGGCCCAGCCAAGTCgcaacataaaattaaccattacaacTTCTATTCTCcttccaggtattttttttttttttttatcttgagaaGGCCCAATTTTAACCCCACTTTTCTTCCGCAAAGCGTGGGCCCCGAGGCTCCCCTCACCCCAGTTGCGACGCCCAGGATAAGTTGGGTCTGTTTCATTAAGTCTACCTCACTTTGGGGGAGTTTCTGGCTAATCTGGAAAGGTCCCTTTGGGATTCATTACATGTGATTTGAAGCCAGCTTGAGTCGATGCCCTGTAACACGTCTGTCCTCACCGGGGCCCGTGGCGAGTGGGAATCCCACTTCCTATGGGCAATTGCCTCTGGTTTAAGGAGCACCCGTGGGCTGCAGGCCTCGAACGGGGATCGGACCTTGGCCTCTGTGCTGTCCACTcagctctttctccctttgtttaCCAACCGTCCTAGTCTACGCTTTGCAAGGGTTTGGGATGTTTGGTGCGGCTATAATCGGGGGGAGCGGGGTTCACTCTCAGCCGGCGGCAGTCACGCACCCACAGGGGCCACATGTGCACAGGGGACACGGGCCACACCCACCGTGACAACCTGTCCTGCCTATCTTCCTCACACACACTCCCACGTCCTACGGGATAAAAGAAAGGCTATCCTTGCACATAAAAACACCAGAATATGACCAGTAACAACCACAATGAATATATTTGTAACGTCTCAACCGGCACACACAAACGTTTTCAGCAACAAATATGCTTCATAACGTCAGGGTCTTGTCCAAGGTTAGAGGCTGAGAATGTTGCCCCCATGAGAaagggcggggccgggccgggccctgCATCACCACACCGAGCAGGAGGTGCCTCTGTCTGAGGCCACCTTGGGAAATCCAAAGTCagccaaataaaataatagtttgaagagagaaaaaaaagaaacaatgcaagGAAAGTTGCCCGGTTCTAGGAAGACTTTTTTTGTTTCATGGTAAAATGAATCATTTATAAAGAGGAAGTGAGCCCTGttgaaaaacacttaaaatattctctCAGGGGGAGAAAACAATTCT
The DNA window shown above is from Neofelis nebulosa isolate mNeoNeb1 chromosome 5, mNeoNeb1.pri, whole genome shotgun sequence and carries:
- the ICOSLG gene encoding ICOS ligand, which codes for MRLTSAGMFLLLFSALQATDVQEKEVRALVGSDVELSCVFPERHSFDLNDLYVYWQTSVIGTPKTVVTYYLSGNSSAGHEDNRYRDRARLSLESMKWGDFSLHLHNITPQDEQRFNCLVFRKSLELEKILDVVVTLHVAANYSMPVVRAPSGPSENEELTFTCTSVNGYPRPNVYWINRTDNSLLNETLQNNTVSLNAQGLYDVVSVLTIRQTPSVNVGCCIENVLLHQNLTTISTQAETVTGTEYGVTESQADAPKKQGAVLSALIVLGVVVAVAVATGWVCRSRCPPRDPRRSWAARPEQTFSSTVSDENSPPGAWTGFL